The segment GAGTGAGCCACGTCGAGAATCTCTCCGAGGACCTCCTCGCCGCTGTACCCCTCGTCCACGAGGAGGTCGTCCAAGGTCTTGCGGGCGTCCGAAAAGTCGCCCGCCTCTGCGGCGTCCAACATCGACTCGATTTCGGCCGCGACGCCCACGTCGCCCAAGACCTCGTAGGCGGCGTTCATCGTCACCTCGCCCTCCTGCTGGGCGGTGGTCTGGGCGCTCAGGATGGCCTTTCGGAGGTCGCCGCTGGCGTAGCCCGCGACGTATTCCAGACCGTTCTCGTCGTACTCGATGCCTTCGGCCTCCACGATGCTCTCCAGTACGGCCACGATTTCCGGGACGCTCGGCGCGCGCATGGCCACGGGGAAACAGCGGGACTTGATGGGCGGGATGAGTTTGGTCGGTTGGCGCGTCGTGACGACGAACTGGGTCGCCTCGTGGTGGCGCTCCATCACCCGGCGCAGGGCCTGCTGGAAGTCCTCGCGGATGGCCTCGGCGTTGTCCAGCACGACGGTCTTGTACGTCCCCGAGACCGGCGAGTAACTCGCCGACTCCTTGAGGACGTGGTTGATGAGGTCGGCCTTCGACGAGTTGCGGCGGCGCTTGCTGTCGATGAACGACGCGAACCGCGGGTCGTTGGCGATTTCCTTCTTCGTCATCCCGAAG is part of the Halorussus salinus genome and harbors:
- a CDS encoding AAA family ATPase, which codes for MDAPLWTERYAPDLADLPQAEVRDYLQKAVEEPINLVIHGPAGAGKTAAVRALAREAHADPDNDLVEINVADFFGMTKKEIANDPRFASFIDSKRRRNSSKADLINHVLKESASYSPVSGTYKTVVLDNAEAIREDFQQALRRVMERHHEATQFVVTTRQPTKLIPPIKSRCFPVAMRAPSVPEIVAVLESIVEAEGIEYDENGLEYVAGYASGDLRKAILSAQTTAQQEGEVTMNAAYEVLGDVGVAAEIESMLDAAEAGDFSDARKTLDDLLVDEGYSGEEVLGEILDVAHSGRYSGDELAELTRLAGEIDADLAEGANDRVHIGHLLAELGAGEA